One genomic segment of Ctenopharyngodon idella isolate HZGC_01 chromosome 7, HZGC01, whole genome shotgun sequence includes these proteins:
- the zgc:162592 gene encoding melatonin receptor type 1B, translating to MMSGITNVSIPSTDVDLNVTDLQRSLEAHRPIKIGIISVLGVMITLGNIAVVMVIASAVSGWSRNSRYFLLSLTGADSAFGLLIMPLNLCVSFMKEYNEGPDPFCHVVAFFNATIYSTCMYTLATISLERYIAVFYPLKYSTVLTRRRALLLISFAWIFPPLLLVPISFPAGIIEVHFSRASLVCNPLYSSNVTYSLTLTCFIFFPCSAIMTFCNLRLWIAAKRQRLKLRRHSWGGGYRPKVALRVLVPVMTVYYTCWTPCMVIMLYNAISGSGVPEWIEFIAVWLPTSNGFLNCIFYFWINHSFRRKFHLVLQKLCLGHCPGSDSDSSCVNSVESSVVPGWNNNNSLHERFSSVSSTCTLLTLMPPQTNIREPEPA from the exons ATGATGTCCGGCATAACCAACGTCTCCATCCCCTCAACTGATGTGGACTTGAATGTCACGGATCTACAGAGGTCACTGGAGGCTCACCGCCCCATTAAAATTGGAATTATATCTGTTTTGGGAGTGATGATAACTTTGGGAAACATTGCTGTGGTCATGGTCATAGCTTCAGCTGTATCGGGGTGGTCGAGAAACTCTCGGTACTTTCTTTTATCGTTAACGGGCGCAGACTCGGCGTTTGGACTGCTTATCATGCCGCTAAATCTGTGCGTGAGTTTCATGAAGGAATATAACGAGGGCCCGGACCCCTTCTGTCACGTCGTAGCATTTTTCAACGCAACTATTTATTCCACCTGCATGTACACCCTTGCAACAATAAGTCTGGAAAGATACATCGCAGTGTTTTACCCTCTGAAATACTCCACCGTGTTGACCAGGAGAAGAGCGCTGCTTTTGATCTCGTTCGCGTGGATTTTCCCTCCCCTCCTTCTCGTTCCTATCTCATTCCCAGCGGGCATCATTGAAGTGCACTTCTCCAGAGCATCGCTCGTGTGCAACCCCCTGTACTCCAGCAACGTCACTTACTCCCTCACATTGACGTGCTTCATCTTCTTCCCGTGCTCGGCCATCATGACCTTCTGTAACCTCAGGCTGTGGATAGCCGCCAAGAGACAGAGGTTAAAGTTGAGAAGACACAGCTGGGGTGGAGGGTACAGACCTAAAGTCGCCTTACGTGTGCTAGTACCAGTCATGACCGTTTACTACACCTGCTGGACGCCCTGTATGGTCATCATGCTTTACAATG CGATTTCAGGCAGTGGCGTCCCCGAATGGATCGAGTTCATTGCTGTGTGGTTACCAACCTCCAACGGCTTCCTCAATTGTATCTTCTACTTCTGGATCAACCATAGCTTTAGAAGGAAATTCCATCTGGTTCTTCAGAAACTATGTCTAGGACATTGTCCAGGTTCTGACAGTGATTCTAGTTGCGTCAACTCTGTAGAATCCTCTGTGGTTCCTGGATGGAACAATAACAACTCGCTCCACGAGCGGTTTTCTAGCGTGTCGTCCACCTGCACTCTGCTGACGCTCATGCCACCTCAGACCAACATACGTGAACCAGAGCCGGCTTAA